In Meleagris gallopavo isolate NT-WF06-2002-E0010 breed Aviagen turkey brand Nicholas breeding stock chromosome 15, Turkey_5.1, whole genome shotgun sequence, one DNA window encodes the following:
- the SMAD5 gene encoding LOW QUALITY PROTEIN: mothers against decapentaplegic homolog 5 (The sequence of the model RefSeq protein was modified relative to this genomic sequence to represent the inferred CDS: inserted 1 base in 1 codon), with protein sequence MTSMASLFSFTSPAVKRLLGWKQGDEEEKWAEKAVDALVKKLKKXKGAMEELEKALSSPGQPSKCVTIPRSLDGRLQVSHRKGLPHVIYCRVWRWPDLQSHHELKPLDICEFPFGSKQKEVCINPYHYKRVESPVLPPVLVPRHSEFNPQHSLLVQFRNLSHNEPHMPHNATFPDSFQQPNSTPFSISPNSPYPPSPASSTYPSSPASSGPSSPFQLPADTPPPAYMPPDDQMGQDNSQSMDTSNTMIPQIMPNISTRDVQPVAYEEPKHWCSIVYYELNNRVGEAFHASSTSVLVDGFTDPSNNKNRFCLGLLSNVNRNSTIENTRRHIGKGVHLYYVGGEVYAECLSDSSIFVQSRNCNYHHGFHPTTVCKIPSGCSLKIFNNQEFAQLLAQSVNHGFEAVYELTKMCTIRMSFVKGWGAEYHRQDVTSTPCWIEIHLHGPLQWLDKVLTQMGSPLNPISSVS encoded by the exons ATGACGTCAATGGCCAGTTTGTTCTCCTTTACTAGCCCAGCTGTAAAGCGTCTGTTGGGCTGGAAACAAGgagatgaagaggaaaaatgggCAGAAAAAGCTGTTGATGCTTTGGtcaaaaagctgaaaa aaaaaggtgctATGGAAGAACTGGAGAAAGCTTTGAGCAGTCCAGGACAGCCCAGCAAGTGTGTTACCATCCCTCGTTCTTTAGATGGACGACTTCAGGTTTCTCACAGAAAAGGCCTTCCCCATGTAATTTACTGTCGTGTCTGGCGTTGGCCTGATCTACAAAGCCATCATGAGCTGAAGCCTTTGGATATTTGTGAGTTTCCTTTTGGATCTAAACAGAAGGAAGTCTGCATCAATCCTTACCACTATAAGAGGGTGGAGAGCCCAG ttctaCCTCCAGTGTTAGTGCCTAGACACAGTGAATTcaatccacagcacagtctaCTAGTTCAGTTCAGGAACCTAAGCCACAATGAACCACATATGCCGCATAATGCGACGTTTCCAGATTCCTTCCAGCAACCCAACAGCActccattttccatttcacCAAACAGTCCCTATCCACCTtctccagccagcagcacttACCCAAGCTCCCCAGCTAGCTCTGGACCATCTAGTCCATTTCAGCTACCTG CTGATACTCCACCTCCTGCATATATGCCCCCTGATGATCAAATGGGGCAAGATAACTCTCAGTCTATGGACACAAGCAATACAATGATCCCTCAAATCATGCCAAATATATCTACCAGAG atGTTCAGCCTGTTGCCTATGAGGAACCCAAACACTGGTGTTCGATTGTGTATTACGAATTGAACAATCGTGTTGGAGAGGCCTTTCATGCATCTTCTACAAGTGTCTTAGTAGATGGGTTTACAGATCCCTCCAATAATAAAAACAGGTTCTGCTTAGGTTTGCTCTCAAATGTTAATCGCAACTCAACCATTGAGAACACTAGACGACATATTGGGAAAG GAGTTCATCTCTACTATGTTGGTGGGGAAGTCTATGCCGAGTGTTTAAGTGACAGCAGCATATTTGTACAGAGCAGGAACTGCAACTACCACCACGGCTTTCATCCAACAACTGTATGCAAGATTCCTAGTGGATGCAGCCTGAAAATCTTTAACAATCAGGAGTTTGCTCAGCTTTTAGCTCAGTCTGTCAACCATGGATTTGAAGCAGTGTATGAGCTCACCAAAATGTGCACCATTCGAATGAGTTTTGTAAAG GGGTGGGGAGCTGAGTATCACCGACAAGATGTCACGAGCACCCCGTGCTGGATAGAAATTCATCTTCATGGGCCCCTCCAGTGGCTGGATAAAGTACTTACACAAATGGGTTCTCCTCTTAATCCCATTTCATCTGTTTCATAG